One Engystomops pustulosus chromosome 11, aEngPut4.maternal, whole genome shotgun sequence DNA window includes the following coding sequences:
- the CASP7 gene encoding caspase-7 produces the protein MAEPQDFTVPDSLQKEDKSGEPRDSKEEELEDEDMEDDVDAKPDRSQKFSIFSRKKKNDQEKSEKTSRQSIRIVPPEFQYTMNYGKVGKCIIINNKNFDEKTGMCTRNGTDKDAGDLFRCFKNLGFDVTVHNDTSCEEMERLLQNVAQQNHSDSACFACILLSHGEEGQIYGTDGAMAIKSLTTLFRGDKCKSLVGKPKLFFIQACRGSEFDEGIQTDSGPANDSMETDANPRYKIPVEADFLFAYSTVPGYYSWRNPGRGSWFVQALCSVLNEHGKHLEIMQILTRVNYMVATSYESWSDDPRYSEKKQIPCVVSMLTKELYF, from the exons ATGGCTGAGCCGCAGGACTTCACAGTCCCTGATTCCCTGCAGAAGGAAGACAAGTCTGGGGAACCGAGGGACAGCAAGGAGGAAGAGCTAGAGGATGAGGATATGGAGGATGATGTAGATGCTAAACCCGACCGCAGTCAGAAGTTTTCAATATTCTCCAG aaaaaagaaaaatgaccaAGAGAAATCAGAGAAAACGTCCAGACAGAGCATTCGCATCGTCCCCCCAGAATTTCAGTACACAATGAATTATGGAAAAGTCGGCAAATGCATCATAATCAACAACAAGAACTTTGATGAGAAAACAG GGATGTGTACACGTAATGGCACGGATAAAGACGCTGGAGATCTCTTTCGTTGCTTCAAGAACTTGGGGTTCGATGTTACGGTTCATAACGATACAAGCTGCGAGGAGATGGAGAGACTGCTACAGAATG TGGCGCAGCAGAACCACAGTGACAGCGCTTGCTTCGCCTGCATCCTCCTGAGCCACGGGGAGGAAGGGCAAATCTACGGCACTGACGGCGCGATGGCCATAAAGTCTCTGACCACCTTATTCCGGGGAGATAAGTGTAAGAGTCTTGTCGGGAAGCCAAAACTCTTCTTCATCCAG GCCTGCCGGGGGTCAGAGTTTGATGAAGGGATTCAGACCGACTCCGGACCAGCCAACGACTCAATGGAGACAGACGCCAACCCCAGATACAAGATCCCGGTGGAGGCCGATTTTCTCTTTGCCTACTCAACCGTGCCAG GTTACTACTCTTGGAGGAATCCGGGTCGGGGGTCTTGGTTTGTGCAGGCTCTCTGCAGTGTCCTCAATGAACACGGGAAGCATCTGGAGATTATGCAGATTCTGACCCGGGTCAACTACATGGTGGCCACCAGTTATGAGTCCTGGTCTGACGACCCCCGCTACAGCGAGAAGAAGCAGATCCCCTGTGTGGTGTCCATGCTCACCAAGGAACTCTACTTTTAG